A window of Fragaria vesca subsp. vesca linkage group LG7, FraVesHawaii_1.0, whole genome shotgun sequence contains these coding sequences:
- the LOC101302977 gene encoding probable pre-mRNA-splicing factor ATP-dependent RNA helicase-like — MVAIDDGLKKLEYLSLVSKVCSELETHLGFGDKVLAEFITEMGRNCESVDEFDAKLKEHGAEMPDYFVRTLLTIIHAILPPKAKSENDSKKESTAEGSKSKFKALSIADNRDRVKDIQREIEMETKEKQNDREEWGDEREEDRPRGRGRERDTDRERERDRDRDRDRDRDRDRDRDRDRRERGRDRYDRDERGRDRHYHDYDKGRHTDRSNKHRRDDYVEDGDVREDDDGDRRGSGDQQNGLHHSEEPELYKVYKGRVSKVMDTGCFVQFSDFRGKEGLVHVSQIATRRIGNAKDVVKRDQEVYVKVISISGQKLSLSMRDVDQHTGQDLLPLKNSEDDSLRTNPSISKDEGPVTRTGLSGIRIVEEDVTAPSRRPLKRMSSPEKWEAKQLIASGVLGVKEYPMYDEETDGMLFEEEGAEEELEIELNEDEPAFLHGQTRYSVDMSPVKIFKNPEGSLSRAAALQSALIKERREVREQQQRTMLDSIPKDLNRPWEDPMPETGERHLAQELRGVGLSAYDMPEWKKDAFGKTVTFGQRSKLSIQEQRQSLPIYKLKKELVQAVHDNQVLVVIGETGSGKTTQVTQYLAEAGYTTMGKIGCTQPRRVAAMSVAKRVAEEFGCRLGEEVGYAIRFEDCTGPDTVIKYMTDGMLLREILIDENLSQYSVVMLDEAHERTIYTDVLFGLLKKLVKRRPDLRLIVTSATLDAEKFSSYFFNCNIFTIPGRTFPVEILYTKQPESDYLDASLITVLQIHLTEPEGDILLFLTGQEEIDFACQSLYERMKGLGKNVPELIILPVYSALPSEMQSRIFDPAPPGKRKVVVATNIAEASLTIDGIFYVIDPGFAKQNVYNPKQGLDSLVITPISQASAKQRAGRAGRTGPGKCYRLYTESAYRNEMSPTSVPEIQRINLGTTTLTMKAMGINDLLSFDFMDPPSPQALISAMEQLYSLGALDEEGLLTKLGRKMAEFPLDPPLSKMLLASVDLGCSDEILTIISMIQTGNIFYRPREKQAQADQKRAKFFQPEGDHLTLLAVYEAWKAKNFSGPWCFENFVQSRSLRRAQDVRKQLLSIMDKYKLDVVSAGKNFTKIRKAITAGFFFHGARKDPQEGYRTLVENQPVYIHPSSALFQRQPDWVIYHELVMTTKEYMREVTVVDPKWLVELAPRFFKVADPTKMSKRKRQERIEPLYDRYHEPNSWRLSKRRA, encoded by the exons ATGGTTGCCATTGATGATGGTTTGAAGAAGCTCGAGTACCTTTCCTTGGTTTCCAAGGTCTGTTCAGAGCTGGAAACTCATTTAGGGTTTGGGGACAAAGTTCTAGCCGAGTTCATAACTGAAATGGGAAGAAACTGTGAGAGTGTGGATGAATTTGATGCCAAATTGAAGGAACACGGTGCCGAGATGCCTGATTACTTTGTCCGTACACTGCTCACTATCATTCACGCAATTCTTCCTCCAAAGGCAAAGTCCGAGAACGACTCAAAGAAAGAGAGCACTGCTGAAGGTAGTAAAAGCAAGTTCAAGGCTTTGTCTATTGCTGATAACAGGGATAGGGTAAAGGATATCCAGAGGGAAATTGAGATGGAGACCAAGGAAAAGCAAAATGACAGAGAAGAATGGGGAGATGAGCGTGAAGAAGATAGGCCCAGAGGTAGAGGTAGGGAAAGAGATACAGATCGAGAAAGAGAAAGAGACAGAGACAGAGACAGAGACAGAGACAGAGACCGAGATAGGGATAGGGATAGGGACAGAAGAGAGAGGGGAAGGGATAGGTATGATAGAGATGAAAGGGGAAGAGATAGACATTATCATGATTATGATAAGGGAAGGCATACAGATCGTTCCAACAAGCACAGGAGGGATGATTATGTAGAGGATGGTGATGTTAGAGAAGACGATGATGGTGATAGGAGAGGAAGTGGAGATCAGCAGAATGGACTGCACCATTCTGAGGAGCCTGAATTGTATAAGGTTTATAAGGGTAGGGTATCAAAAGTGATGGACACGGGTTGCTTTGTTCAGTTCAGCGACTTTAGAGGGAAGGAGGGTTTGGTTCATGTTTCGCAGATTGCAACTCGGCGAATTGGAAATGCTAAAGATGTGGTGAAGAGGGATCAAGAGGTCTATGTTAAGGTGATTTCAATATCTGGTCAAAAGTTGAGCCTTTCAATGAGAGATGTTGATCAGCATACTGGCCAGGATTTGCTTCCTCTGAAGAACTCAGAGGATGATTCTCTTAGGACAAACCCATCGATATCAAAGGATGAGGGGCCTGTGACAAGGACGGGTCTCTCTGGGATTAGGATTGTGGAAGAGGATGTTACTGCCCCATCTCGCCGGCCATTGAAGAGAATGAGCTCACCAGAAAAGTGGGAAGCCAAACAGCTGATTGCCTCGGGTGTTTTGGGTGTCAAAGAGTATCCCATGTATGATGAAGAAACAGATGGGATGCTTTTTGAAGAAGAAGGAGCTGAGGAAGAACTTGAGATTGAGCTTAATGAGGATGAGCCAGCCTTTTTGCATGGGCAAACCAGGTATTCAGTAGATATGTCACCGGTGAAAATCTTTAAGAATCCAGAAGGGTCATTGAGTCGTGCAGCTGCACTTCAATCTGCACTCATTAAGGAGCGTAGAGAAGTGCGTGAGCAGCAGCAAAGAACCATGTTAGATTCAATCCCAAAGGATCTAAATCGTCCTTGGGAAGATCCAATGCCAGAGACTGGTGAGAGGCATCTTGCACAGGAACTTAGAGGTGTTGGATTGTCGGCCTATGACATGCCTGAGTGGAAGAAGGATGCTTTTGGGAAGACTGTCACTTTTGGACAGAGGTCAAAGCTCTCAATTCAGGAACAGAGGCAGAGCTTGCCTATCTATAAGCTGAAGAAAGAATTGGTTCAGGCAGTGCATGACAATCAAGTTCTTGTTGTCATTGGTGAGACTGGTTCAGGCAAGACAACTCAGGTGACACAGTATCTTGCAGAAGCTGGTTACACTACAATGGGTAAGATTGGGTGTACACAACCACGTAGGGTGGCTGCGATGTCTGTAGCCAAGAGGGTCGCTGAAGAGTTTGGTTGTCGTCTGGGGGAGGAAGTTGGATATGCTATTCGTTTTGAGGATTGCACTGGGCCTGATACTGTAATCAAGTACATGACAGATGGTATGCTTCTTAGAGAGATACTGATTGACGAGAATCTTTCTCAATACTCTGTGGTTATGCTTGATGAAGCTCATGAGAGGACAATCTATACAGATGTTCTTTTTGGATTATTGAAGAAACTTGTGAAGCGTAGGCCAGACCTTCGTTTGATTGTCACATCTGCTACCTTGGATGCTGAGAAGTTTTCATCTTATTTCTTCAACTGTAACATTTTCACTATCCCCGGAAGAACTTTTCCTGTAGAGATACTCTACACCAAGCAGCCAGAAAGTGATTACCTTGATGCATCGTTAATCACTGTTCTACAAATTCACTTAACAGAGCCGGAAGGTGACATCCTTCTCTTCTTGACGGGACAGGAAGAAATTGATTTTGCATGCCAGTCACTTTATGAGAGGATGAAGGGTCTTGGTAAAAATGTGCCTGAGTTGATTATCTTACCAGTTTATAGTGCCCTTCCTAGTGAAATGCAGTCAAGGATATTTGATCCAGCCCCACCTGGGAAGAGGAAAGTAGTTGTGGCTACTAATATAGCCGAGGCATCACTGACCATCGATGGGATATTTTATGTAATTGACCCTGGATTTGCAAAGCAAAATGTTTATAACCCAAAGCAGGGGCTAGATTCACTGGTCATTACCCCAATTTCACAAGCATCAGCCAAGCAGCGAGCTGGACGTGCTGGCCGTACTGGGCCTGGGAAATGTTACCGCCTTTACACTGAGAGTGCTTACCGGAATGAGATGTCCCCTACTTCAGTTCCAGAAATTCAGAGGATAAATCTTGGGACTACTACACTTACGATGAAAGCAATGGGGATAAATGATCTCTTGTCTTTTGATTTTATGGATCCTCCTTCACCCCAAGCACTCATTTCTGCTATGGAACAACTTTACAGTTTAGGAGCGCTAGATGAAGAGGGTCTTCTGACCAAGTTGGGTAGGAAAATGGCCGAGTTTCCTCTGGATCCACCGTTATCTAAGATGCTTCTGGCCAGTGTGGACCTTGGATGTAGTGATGAGATCCTGACTATCATTTCTATGATTCAGACAGGAAATATATTTTACAGGCCTAGGGAAAAGCAAGCCCAGGCTGATCAGAAGAGAGCCAAGTTTTTCCAGCCAGAGGGAGATCATCTGACTTTACTTGCAGTCTATGAGGCTTGGAAAGCTAAGAACTTTTCAGGGCCTTGGTGTTTTGAGAACTTCGTTCAGTCTCGATCCCTTAGGAGGGCGCAGGATGTCAGAAAACAGCTTCTAAGCATCATGGATAA GTATAAACTGGATGTTGTGAGTGCTGGAAAGAATTTTACGAAGATCAGGAAGGCAATTACTGCAGGCTTTTTCTTCCATGGTGCTAGAAAGGACCCACAAGAGGGTTATAGAACCCTAGTGGAGAATCAGCCAGTTTATATCCATCCAAGCAGTGCTCTCTTCCAGAGACAACCGGATTGGGTCATCTACCATGAGTTGGTTATGACTACAAAGGAGTATATGCGGGAGGTGACAGTTGTTGACCCCAAATGGCTTGTGGAACTAGCACCCAGGTTCTTCAAGGTGGCTGATCCTACCAAGATGAGTAAGCGCAAGCGTCAAGAACGTATTGAACCACTATATGATAGATACCATGAACCAAACTCCTGGCGTCTTAGCAAACGGCGTGCTTGA
- the LOC101309492 gene encoding subtilisin-like protease-like: protein MDKAKIPAADHKDQQYYYYYKAVLDSIAELSSQEEEEEVRGKASTTPQLLYTYNTAISGFAARLSANQLKALSQIHGFLYATPDELLTLHTTHSPQFLGLQQGKGLWSAPSLASDVIIGVVDTGVWPEHVSFKDKGMPPVPSHWKGTCEKGTKFSQSNCNNKLIGARSFLQGYEAIVGTVNETVDYRSPRDSEGHGTHTASTAGGNVVKQASLFGLAKGSASGMRYSSRIAAYKACWPLGCSNSDVMAAIDSAVSDGVDILSLSLGGLSRPYFRDSIAIASFGAVQHGVSVSFSAGNSGPFRSSVSNTAPWILTVAASYTDRSFPVLVKLGNGQTFEGSSLYSGKKTKQLPLVYNRTAGGQGAEHCVDGSLDINLVKGKIVACERGTHSRTEIGEEVKKAGGAGMLLLNNEAEGEELLADAHILPATSLGAIASKAVREYAGAAKKPTAMLVFQGTVYGRTAPVMAAFSSRGPSSVGPDVIKPDVTAPGVNILAAWPAKTSPTRLKSDKRKVVFNMVSGTSMSCPHVSGLAALIKSVHKDWSPAAIKSALMTTAYTLNNKGSPISDFGSNNSQPANPFAFGSGHADPESAADPGLIYDITTNDYLLYLCSLNYTSPQIALFSSGISNFTCPSNSTVLQPGNLNYPSLSVVFRRDGRKMSATYTRTVTNVGAINPSTYAVQVEAPIGVSVTVEPRKLVFKKMGEKLSYKVSFVGMSATTNSSFGSLVWVSEKYRVRSPIAVIWV, encoded by the coding sequence ATGGACAAGGCGAAAATCCCTGCTGCTGATCACAAAGACCAACAGTACTACTACTACTACAAAGCAGTGTTGGATTCCATTGCCGAACTTTCATCTCAAGAAGAAGAGGAAGAAGTAAGAGGCAAAGCATCAACAACTCCTCAGCTTCTTTACACCTACAACACTGCTATTTCGGGTTTCGCAGCAAGACTCTCAGCCAATCAGCTCAAAGCCTTGAGCCAAATCCATGGTTTCTTATATGCCACACCCGATGAGCTACTAACTCTCCACACCACACACTCTCCTCAGTTTCTTGGCTTACAACAAGGCAAAGGACTTTGGAGTGCTCCCAGCTTGGCCTCGGATGTGATCATTGGTGTTGTTGACACTGGAGTCTGGCCAGAACATGTTAGCTTCAAGGACAAAGGAATGCCCCCCGTACCCTCTCACTGGAAAGGCACTTGTGAAAAAGGCACCAAGTTCTCACAGTCAAATTGTAACAATAAGCTTATTGGTGCAAGATCCTTTTTGCAAGGTTATGAGGCTATTGTTGGAACAGTCAATGAAACAGTGGATTATAGATCCCCTCGTGACTCCGAAGGACATGGAACTCACACTGCTTCAACTGCAGGCGGTAATGTTGTCAAACAAGCAAGCTTGTTTGGCTTAGCAAAGGGCTCGGCAAGTGGAATGAGATATTCTTCAAGAATTGCAGCCTATAAGGCCTGTTGGCCATTGGGGTGTTCTAACTCTGATGTAATGGCTGCTATTGACAGTGCTGTTTCTGATGGTGTAGACATTTTGTCACTCTCATTGGGAGGTCTTTCGAGACCTTATTTTCGTGACAGTATTGCTATAGCTTCATTTGGTGCTGTACAACATGGAGTTTCCGTGTCATTTTCTGCTGGAAATTCAGGTCCATTTCGCTCAAGCGTTAGCAATACCGCGCCTTGGATCCTGACTGTTGCTGCTAGCTACACTGACCGAAGCTTCCCAGTGCTAGTGAAGCTTGGGAATGGACAAACTTTTGAGGGGTCATCATTATATTCAGGTAAGAAAACTAAGCAGCTGCCACTTGTGTATAACAGAACAGCAGGTGGCCAAGGAGCTGAGCATTGTGTCGATGGCTCACTTGACATAAACCTTGTGAAGGGAAAGATTGTGGCATGTGAGCGAGGAACACACAGCCGGACTGAAATTGGAGAGGAAGTGAAGAAAGCAGGAGGAGCTGGAATGCTTCTACTCAATAATGAAGCTGAAGGGGAGGAACTTCTTGCTGATGCTCACATTTTACCAGCCACTTCTCTTGGAGCTATAGCTTCTAAGGCTGTGAGAGAATATGCAGGTGCAGCAAAGAAACCTACAGCTATGCTTGTGTTCCAAGGCACGGTATATGGTAGAACTGCTCCGGTGATGGCAGCATTTTCATCTAGAGGACCAAGCTCAGTTGGACCGGACGTGATCAAGCCTGATGTGACTGCTCCTGGTGTCAACATATTGGCTGCTTGGCCAGCCAAGACTAGCCCAACCAGGCTTAAAAGTGACAAGAGAAAAGTGGTGTTTAACATGGTCTCAGGCACTTCAATGTCTTGCCCTCATGTTAGTGGCTTAGCTGCTCTTATCAAATCAGTGCACAAAGATTGGTCACCTGCAGCAATCAAATCTGCACTCATGACTACAGCTTATACACTAAACAACAAAGGCTCTCCAATTTCTGATTTTGGCTCAAACAATTCTCAACCAGCTAACCCATTTGCGTTTGGTTCGGGGCATGCAGACCCTGAAAGTGCTGCGGATCCGGGACTAATTTACGATATCACCACCAACGACTACCTGCTCTATTTGTGTAGCTTGAATTACACATCTCCCCAAATAGCTCTCTTCTCCAGTGGGATTAGTAACTTCACTTGTCCTAGCAATAGCACAGTTCTTCAGCCCGGCAACTTGAACTACCCTTCACTCTCAGTGGTTTTCAGAAGAGATGGCAGGAAAATGAGTGCGACATACACGAGGACAGTGACAAATGTTGGTGCTATTAACCCTAGTACTTATGCAGTGCAAGTAGAAGCACCCATTGGAGTATCAGTTACTGTTGAGCCTAGGAAATTGGTTTTTAAGAAGATGGGTGAGAAATTGAGCTACAAGGTAAGTTTTGTTGGAATGAGTGCCACAACCAATTCATCCTTTGGATCCTTGGTTTGGGTGAGTGAGAAATATAGGGTTAGAAGTCCCATTGCAGTGATATGGGTGTAA
- the LOC101309779 gene encoding xylem serine proteinase 1-like, whose translation MGSMRLSFNSLLLIHLILICLVCVKGDEQDRKKFYIVYLGDHPVNHEHSAAQTHMNVLSSVTGSYSDAAESMVYSYTKSFNAFAAKLSSHEAEKLSRMDQVLSVTPNRYHKLHTTRSWNFIGLPLTARRNLKSESDIVVGLFDTGITPESQSFKDEGFGPPPAKWKGTCGQFANFSGCNNKIIGARYFKLDGTPDPADILSPVDVDGHGTHTSSTLAGNLVPNANLYGLAKGTARGAVPSARVSMYKVCWASFGCSDMDILAAYEAAIHDGVDVISISIGGGGPSYGSDSIAVGAFHAMKKGIITVASAGNDGPSLGSIVNHAPWLVTVAASGIDRQFINKVHLGNGKDILGVGVSTFNPKKKLYPLVSGVDVAQSSETKENARFCLGGSLDPKRVKGKIVFCQFGSWGTDSVIKGNGGVGTIVENDQFLDAAQIFMAPGTMVNSTVGESIDAYIHSAKSPSAVIFKSQEAQRRAPYVASFSSRGPNPGSEHLLKPDIAAPGINILASYTLLKTLTGLDGDTQYSEFTLMSGTSMACPHVAGVAAYVKSFHPNWSQAAIRSAILTTATPMSQRVNAEAEFAYGVGQVNPRKAVNPGLIYDMDEMSYIQFLCHEGYSGSSLAPLVGSKSINCSSLIPGLGYDAINYPTMQLSLKSSKQPTVAVFRRTVTNVGPASSTYNATIRAPKGVEITVKPMSLTFSHALQKRSFQVEVKANPMDSMTMVSGSLGWKSSRYTVRSPIVVYSPGN comes from the exons ATGGGGAGCATGAGACTCAGCTTCAATTCCCTTCTTCTAATCCATTTGATCCTAATATGCCTTGTTTGTGTCAAAGGAGATGAGCAAGACCGAAAG AAGTTCTACATTGTATACTTGGGAGATCATCCTGTGAATCATGAACACTCTGCAGCCCAAACACATATGAATGTCCTCTCATCTGTAACCGGAAG CTATTCTGATGCTGCAGAGTCCATGGTTTATAGCTACACCAAGAGCTTCAATGCATTTGCTGCTAAGCTTTCTAGTCACGAAGCCGAAAAGCTATCAA GAATGGATCAAGTTCTCTCTGTGACTCCAAATAGGTATCACAAGCTGCACACCACAAGGTCATGGAACTTCATTGGGTTACCATTAACAGCTAGAAGAAATTTAAAAAGTGAAAGTGATATTGTTGTTGGACTCTTTGATACAG GAATTACTCCAGAGTCCCAGAGCTTTAAGGATGAAGGATTTGGTCCTCCACCAGCAAAATGGAAAGGAACTTGTGGCCAGTTTGCTAATTTCTCTGGATGCAACAA CAAAATCATAGGAGCTAGATATTTCAAGCTTGATGGCACTCCAGACCCAGCTGACATCTTATCTCCAGTGGACGTGGATGGACATGGAACTCACACCTCATCGACCTTAGCTGGGAACCTAGTCCCGAATGCCAACCTCTATGGCCTCGCTAAGGGCACTGCACGAGGGGCAGTGCCCTCAGCTAGGGTGTCCATGTACAAAGTTTGTTGGGCTAGTTTCGGCTGCTCTGACATGGACATTCTTGCTGCGTATGAAGCTGCCATACATGATGGCGTGGATGTCATATCGATTTCCATTGGTGGAGGGGGACCTAGTTATGGTTCAGATAGTATAGCAGTTGGTGCATTTCATGCCATGAAGAAGGGTATCATTACAGTGGCCTCAGCTGGAAATGATGGACCAAGTTTGGGGAGTATTGTTAACCATGCACCATGGTTGGTAACTGTGGCAGCTAGTGGCATTGATAGGCAGTTCATTAACAAAGTTCATTTGGGCAATGGAAAGGATATATTA GGGGTTGGAGTGAGCACATTCAATCCAAAGAAGAAGTTGTACCCTCTTGTTAGTGGGGTTGATGTAGCACAAAGCTCTGAAACCAAAGAAAATGCAAG GTTCTGTCTTGGAGGCTCATTAGACCCTAAAAGAGTAAAGGGAAAGATTGTTTTCTGCCAATTTGGATCTTGGGGTACAGATTCGGTTATTAAAGGAAATGGAGGAGTTGGTACCATTGTTGAAAATGATCAATTTCTCGATGCTGCTCAAATATTTATGGCACCAGGAACCATGGTTAACTCTACAGTTGGAGAAAGCATTGATGCCTATATACATTCAGCAAA ATCACCATCAGCAGTTATATTCAAGTCACAAGAAGCACAAAGACGCGCTCCGTATGTTGCTTCATTTTCATCCCGGGGTCCAAATCCGGGATCAGAACACCTTCTCAAG CCTGACATTGCAGCACCTGGGATTAACATTTTGGCATCTTACACTCTATTGAAGACGCTTACTGGGTTGGATGGTGACACACAATACTCAGAATTCACACTAATGTCTGGAACTTCAATGGCATGTCCACATGTTGCTGGTGTAGCAGCATATGTCAAGTCATTTCACCCGAATTGGTCTCAAGCTGCAATAAGATCTGCTATCCTGACCACAG CAACACCGATGAGCCAAAGAGTGAACGCAGAAGCAGAATTCGCCTATGGTGTTGGTCAAGTGAACCCGAGAAAAGCTGTGAATCCAGGCTTAATTTATGACATGGATGAAATGTCATACATTCAGTTCCTATGCCATGAAGGCTATAGTGGTTCCTCATTAGCTCCATTAGTTGGCTCAAAGTCCATAAACTGCTCCTCATTGATTCCTGGACTCGGTTACGATGCTATCAACTATCCCACTATGCAGCTCAGCTTGAAAAGCAGCAAGCAACCAACAGTAGCTGTTTTCAGAAGAACTGTCACTAATGTTGGTCCTGCTAGTTCCACATACAATGCCACTATCAGAGCACCAAAGGGAGTGGAAATCACTGTCAAACCCATGAGCCTGACTTTCTCTCATGCTTTGCAAAAGAGGAGCTTCCAAGTTGAGGTGAAGGCGAATCCGATGGACAGTATGACAATGGTGTCTGGCTCACTTGGATGGAAAAGCTCTAGGTACACTGTGAGGAGTCCCATTGTGGTATACAGTCCAGGAAATTAA
- the LOC101310069 gene encoding CRS2-associated factor 1, mitochondrial-like, translating to MFLTKLSRQNPNPLALISTRHLSTLHDRYSFKPPPSLSPNPDPDPNPNPNPNFKKKQKPRYRPPSSLDREGQLPIHSDLPFDFRYSYTESSPEARPIGLREPKYSPFGPGRLDRPWIGVCAPVVDPKVRSVEGEEEEEPRLEEERRRRREAVQGEPLSSAERKILVEKCQRGKTKKQINLGRDGLTHNMLNDIHNHWKHEEAVRIKCQGVPTVDMRNVWTQLEDKTFGKIIYRHGSLIILFRGRNYNPKKRPVIPLMLWKPHEPKYPKLIKTTVDGLNIEETKEMRKRGLSVPVLTKLARNGYYGNLVPMVRDAFLASELVRIDCQGLEKSDYKKIGCKLRELVPCILVTFDKEQIVVWKGKDYKPVQDAYFLPERECFDSPEGDAVSGAEHCESSDDNNSQTEYYSGDDE from the exons ATGTTTCTCACCAAGCTCTCCCGCCAAAACCCAAACCCACTCGCCCTCATTTCCACGCGCCACCTCTCCACTCTCCACGACCGCTACTCCTTCAAACCCCCACCCTCCCTTTCCCCCAACCCCGATCCCGATCCCAACCCCAACCCTAACCCTAATTTCAAGAAGAAGCAGAAGCCCCGGTACCGCCCCCCGTCTTCTCTCGATCGCGAGGGTCAGTTGCCGATACACTCCGATCTGCCGTTCGATTTCCGGTACAGCTACACCGAGAGCAGCCCGGAGGCGCGCCCAATTGGGCTGCGCGAGCCCAAGTACTCGCCTTTTGGGCCGGGGCGGCTGGACCGGCCTTGGATCGGGGTCTGTGCCCCGGTTGTCGACCCGAAGGTGAGGTCCGTGGAGGGGGAAGAGGAGGAGGAGCCGCGGTTGGAGGAGGAGAGGCGGAGGAGGAGAGAAGCGGTTCAGGGAGAGCCGCTCAGTTCGGCGGAGAGGAAAATTTTGGTGGAGAAATGTCAGAGGGGGAAAACCAAGAAGCAAATCAATTTAG GGAGGGATGGTTTGACTCACAACATGCTGAACGATATTCATAACCATTGGAAACATGAAGAAGCAGTGAGGATAAAATGTCAAGGAGTTCCGACTGTTGACATGAGAAATGTTTGGACCCAGCTCGAG GACAAAACCTTTGGAAAAATCATCTATAGACATGGTAGTCTGATCATATTGTTCAGAGGCAGGAACTATAATCCTAAGAAGAGGCCTGTGATTCCATTGATGTTGTGGAAGCCACATGAGCCGAAATATCCCAAACTGATCAAAACTACAGTTGATGGGCTAAACATTGAGGAAACAAAAGAAATGAGGAAGAGAGGTTTATCTGTCCCCGTTTTAACAAAACTTG CCAGGAATGGTTACTATGGTAATCTGGTACCCATGGTTAGAGATGCTTTTCTCGCCTCTGAGCTGGTCCGGATAGACTGCCAGGGCCTGGAGAAGAGTGATTACAAGAAAATAGGCTGCAAACTTCGG GAACTCGTGCCTTGTATACTGGTGACATTTGATAAGGAACAGATTGTGGTTTGGAAGGGCAAGGACTATAAGCCTGTACAGGATGCCTACTTCCTTCCAGAAAGAGAGTGTTTTGATAGTCCAGAAGGTGATGCGGTTTCTGGTGCCGAGCATTGTGAAAGCTCAGATGACAACAATAGCCAAACTGAATACTACTCTGGTGACGATGAGTAA
- the LOC101303267 gene encoding importin subunit alpha-1-like, whose amino-acid sequence MSPNDRKEVRRNRYKVAVDAEDGRRRREDTMVQIRKDKREESLLKKRCEGHQSEQVLTNYLESLPSMVARVWSTETVLQLEAATQFRKLLCIETTIEQVIQAGVVPRFVEFLAREGHPQLQFEAAWALTNIASGTSDNTKVVIDNGAVPMLVKLLAYSPSDVVREQAVWALGNIAGDSPGCRDLVLGSGALMPLLAQLNEHAKLSTLEIVTWTLSNFCRGKPRPELDQVKPALPALGRLIYSNDDEVLAEACSALGYLTDGTNDRIQAVIEAGVCPRLVQLLLHPSPVVINRALRIVGNIVTGDDVQTQCVIANGALPCLLRLLTHKKITIKKEACWTISNITAGNREQIQSVIEAGLIGPLVNLLHTAEFVIKKEAAWAISNAASGGTHEQIKVLVTAGCIKPLSDLLVFPDPRIVIVCLKGLENILKVGEAEKSLSNKETNLYAQLIDEAGGLEKIENLQTHNNNDIYEQAVKILETYWSEDEDETLPVGDGTQPGFNFGGNEPQA is encoded by the coding sequence ATGTCGCCGAATGACAGGAAGGAGGTCCGCCGGAACAGGTACAAGGTGGCGGTGGACGCCGAGGATGGCCGTCGCCGGAGAGAGGACACCATGGTCCAGATCCGGAAGGACAAGCGGGAGGAGAGTTTGTTAAAGAAGCGCTGTGAAGGTCATCAATCCGAGCAAGTCCTGACTAATTACCTCGAGAGTCTACCGTCGATGGTGGCTAGGGTTTGGTCCACTGAAACTGTCCTGCAGCTGGAGGCTGCTACCCAGTTCCGGAAACTACTTTGTATAGAAACTACAATCGAGCAAGTGATTCAAGCTGGAGTTGTTCCGCGGTTCGTTGAGTTCCTAGCCAGAGAGGGTCATCCACAGCTTCAGTTTGAGGCTGCATGGGCTCTTACAAACATTGCATCAGGAACATCAGACAACACCAAGGTGGTGATCGACAATGGCGCAGTCCCAATGCTGGTGAAGCTGCTTGCTTATTCTCCGAGTGATGTTGTTAGAGAGCAGGCTGTTTGGGCATTGGGAAACATTGCCGGTGACTCTCCTGGATGCCGTGACCTAGTCCTCGGCAGCGGAGCCCTAATGCCGTTGCTGGCTCAGTTGAATGAGCATGCAAAGCTTTCAACGCTGGAGATTGTCACCTGGACACTGTCCAACTTTTGCAGGGGCAAGCCACGGCCTGAGCTTGATCAGGTGAAGCCAGCTCTTCCAGCTCTTGGGCGTTTAATTTATTCCAATGATGATGAAGTCTTGGCAGAGGCCTGCTCGGCACTCGGATATCTCACTGATGGGACAAATGACAGAATTCAAGCTGTGATCGAGGCGGGTGTCTGCCCACGACTCGTGCAGCTTCTCTTACATCCATCGCCTGTGGTTATAAATCGTGCACTTCGCATTGTTGGTAATATTGTGACAGGAGATGATGTTCAGACTCAGTGTGTGATCGCCAATGGCGCACTTCCATGCCTTCTGAGGCTTTTGACACATAAAAAGATCACTATTAAGAAAGAAGCTTGCTGGACTATCTCAAACATTACGGCTGGAAACAGGGAACAGATACAATCTGTGATCGAAGCTGGTTTGATTGGCCCTCTTGTCAATTTGCTCCATACCGCTGAGTTTGTGATCAAGAAAGAGGCTGCTTGGGCAATTTCGAATGCAGCTTCTGGTGGCACTCATGAGCAAATCAAGGTCTTGGTGACTGCAGGCTGTATAAAACCATTGAGTGATCTTCTTGTATTCCCTGATCCAAGGATAGTGATTGTCTGCTTAAAAGGGTTGGAGAACATTTTGAAGGTGGGTGAAGCTGAAAAGAGTTTGAGTAACAAAGAAACCAACCTGTATGCACAGTTGATTGATGAGGCTGGTGGTCTGGAAAAGATTGAAAATCTGCAGACTCACAACAACAACGACATCTATGAGCAGGCTGTTAAAATTCTTGAAACTTATTGGTCGGAGGACGAAGATGAGACATTACCAGTTGGAGATGGTACTCAGCCAGGCTTCAACTTTGGAGGGAATGAGCCTCAAGCGTAA